A stretch of Microbulbifer bruguierae DNA encodes these proteins:
- a CDS encoding helix-turn-helix domain-containing protein: MNHIQPDQASLSEDKPLQQARLSGDPNILDQLLAPPEATSFGIAARVIDVLEQRIGKASLAIRPVASDLSMSTRTLQRRLQEHNLSFASLRDHVRFRHAVHFLKDTALSVDGISRILDFSDRTSFTSAFKRWTGMSPTGYRRQVRQRF, from the coding sequence ATGAACCATATTCAGCCAGACCAAGCTTCGCTCTCAGAAGACAAACCCTTGCAGCAGGCAAGACTGTCCGGTGATCCGAACATTCTTGACCAGTTGCTGGCGCCGCCGGAAGCAACCAGCTTCGGGATCGCCGCTCGAGTAATTGATGTGCTGGAACAACGGATTGGAAAGGCATCTCTGGCAATTCGCCCGGTGGCATCTGACCTCAGTATGTCCACCAGGACCCTGCAGCGTCGCCTGCAGGAGCACAACCTGAGTTTCGCCTCTCTGCGTGATCACGTACGTTTCCGCCACGCGGTGCATTTTCTTAAAGATACTGCACTCAGCGTGGATGGCATTTCCCGTATCCTGGACTTTTCCGATAGAACTAGCTTTACCAGCGCCTTCAAGCGTTGGACCGGAATGTCCCCAACGGGTTATCGCCGTCAGGTTCGACAACGTTTTTAA
- the yajC gene encoding preprotein translocase subunit YajC, with the protein MDFFIPAAVAQEAAPAPQGNPLITLLMFGGLFVFMWLFIIRPQRKRQKEHQELVSALKKGDEVVMTSGMLGRVEKVDDDYVILEVAENMKLKFQKVAVHAVLPKGTIKNI; encoded by the coding sequence ATGGATTTCTTTATTCCTGCTGCTGTGGCACAAGAGGCAGCTCCAGCTCCTCAGGGCAACCCACTGATAACTCTGCTGATGTTCGGTGGCCTGTTCGTGTTTATGTGGCTGTTTATTATTCGCCCGCAACGCAAGCGTCAGAAAGAGCATCAGGAACTGGTTTCCGCGCTTAAAAAAGGCGACGAAGTAGTAATGACCAGCGGCATGCTGGGGCGCGTGGAAAAGGTCGACGATGACTATGTGATTCTGGAAGTGGCGGAAAATATGAAGCTGAAATTCCAGAAGGTAGCGGTACACGCGGTGCTGCCGAAGGGCACCATCAAGAACATCTGA